TCCAAGTGCTtcgtgtttcttttattaacATCTCAATAAAAACCTTACCGTTTGTATTCCTTACTGATCTCTCCCCTCGTAGTGGGTCATGACGGTGAAGAAGAGCAGCTGTTGTTTATTTACTGTACACACTCTGGCGTGTTCTTTGTGACGTGGATAGTATTCCATTAATTACCGTAAAGGGTTAATGTGTgcctttgtgttgtgtgtgtcgtCAGCTTTCTATTCCTGACAAAGTGCTGATTCCTGAACGTTATGTCGAGTCAGATCCCGAGGAGGCTTTGAGCCCCGAGCAGGTGGCTGATAAGCAGAGGAAGGTCGACCGTATCAAAGCCCTCATCGTCAAAAACAGGTAAAACGCATCATTCTGGTGAGCCTGTGTCAGTTAAACGTGATTAGCAACATGGCAGCGCCAGCCTCTTGATTTCCGAGCCCTTTGGAAggtctgtctctgcaggtgagTGCTGATATTTCCCCAGCAGGTCATGCATGAAAGGAATCTGGGGTTATAGTAGGTCGTCGTCGTTTCTTGCTCAAAAAGCAACCATTCCTGCCGACTTATGCAGATCAGTGCGTCGGCTGTGCACAGATGTGCCTTCCACAGTGACATTTAATTCTAAATGTCAGCCCTCTTGAATTCATTTGATATCTTGTCTGCCCCCCCACAgggcatttttattatttcagatGCTGATTTTGTATATTAACAGAGACCATTTGTTATGTTTGCTCGCTCCCAGCATGCAGAATGTGATTCCCAGTATGGCTCTAAACCCagaggaggacgatgaggaggaggctaCCAtgcaagagaaagagaagatgatTAATATCTCCTACGAGCTGGCAGCAGAGGCCTCCAAGCGCAGCAAGCTGGTGGCAGGTACATCTCCAGAGATgtagtaagggggggggggttacgaaACCTGTAAagattgctattttttttattgcactctTCATCCATTGTGTCTTCATTTACGGTCGTAACCAAAGTAGCTTCTTCATTCATTCCATTGACCTCAGTCATTATTATCTGTAGATTTTGGCCATAAGTCATTaggtgttgttgtttatgtgcCTGGTGTGTGCTCAACATGTTGCTCTGTTTCATTGCAGTGAAAAGCCTGTCGCCCTCTTCCTCACCCCTTCAGTCTCCCAACACACCCCCCCAACTCACTGATGGGTCTCACTTCATGTGTGTGTAGTAGCACCAGTAAGGGTTTTCATCAACCTGTTCTGTCCATACTCACAGCGCTGTAGTGTCGGGTTTCGTTTCTGCATGTCAGAATGGAGGGATTGACGAAATAtattgaaatgtgtttgtttctgtagtTGCAGTACTCAACCTAATGTTGCTGTAGAGCCATTATAGTAGCCCCTTTATATTTCGTTTTCCTGTAAAGACTTAAgttgaaacattttcttttataatatcatcctcccttttttcCTGCAGCACAAGCCCTGGCCTCAGTAAAAACCTACACATGAAGGAATCAGCGTTTGAGGTATAAAAACTCCTCGTATTCTCCAAGGACATCAGCACAAGGCCGTAACTTGCAGAGAGAAACTGCCCATTCTGTACTCCGGGCTCTTACCTTCTGACTTTTGTACCCTCACTGTGACATCTGAAGCTCACACACCACCAACGATGCTTTTTCTGTGTAATACTCCTGCGTTGTTGCCACACTCTGCTCAACCTTGTGAGACGATGTAGCTTTGATACTCTTACTTACCATTGCAGTTCATTTTCAGGTTTTACAAGACTTTTAAGAggtttcttattttattacatttttatatgGTTTTAGTAGGTTATTGCTTGGTTGTTACTAGGTACTTGCTTGTATTTGAATATGGGCCATAGATTTTCAATGATGCTTAGTCACAAGATTTCAAACATACAAGTTCATGATTTTGGTTCAGGAAAGTCTTCTTTAAGTCTTGAGTTTTATTCAGACATCAAATATAGGATCACCATTATTTTATAGCAGTTATTGTAAAAAATTGTGAATGGAAAAATTTGGATAccgtatataaaatatatagacCCCTCTTATAAGTAAAAGCTTTGACACTTTATTGCTACGGAGTAcgaatattttcattttccaggttgtaattatttaaaatgGGATATTATGAAATCCCTGTCGCATAGATAACATTTGTGAATGTTCTTGCTTTAGTCACTgtgttgtctttttatttttttattgattggcaatatatttaaactgagaatggaaaaaaacaaacatattttgaCGCTATTTTATGACATGTTTGAAGTgttggaacaaaaaaaaaaggaaaaaatcttaGCACAtgtaaaaagcaataaaaatgtttatgcatcaggagttttttttttcttttcgtgtGTACAAAGTGTAATTATCAGAGGTTTACTGTGTATATAATGTACATGGTACAGCAGGATGGAATGACGTATCCAGCATATGGATGCCTACGAGATTTGTTTTGCAATTGTTCATATTTCATCTGTTTTATATCAcgttaaataaatgtttctctACCTAAATTCTTGCATTATGTTCTTTACCATACTTTCAAACAGCTCTAGTGGACATTCTTACTCAATCTGAATATCAGGGTTTCATGTAGAGCTGTGGCTCCCTCTTGTGGTCAGAGAGCGGACGGTGCGTTGAGGACCCGCCCCTTCGTCTGCAGTGAATGTGTTTGACTGCCACGGTTGGATTGCAACACACGAAGTCTCCGGCGGCACCGAAATGGCTGCAGTAGCGACGGAAGGAACATCCGCACCGAGCGGTGGGAGCTTTATGCACTCAGTTGAGGCGGACGAGGGGAAAGAAAAGGCCATCGGCAATCCGGAAAACGGAGAACAGCGCTGCAGCGTGGAGCCGAaaatggaagaggaggacgcAGAGGCCGCCGAAGGGAAGCCCGCCGCAGTGTCCGACAAGGCCGCTAGCGAAGCTGTGACAGACGGCGGCGTTGCTGGAAGGGTCAACCAGGAGGAGACGCCGGAGCCGGTGCCGGGAGGCGAACCCGTGAGCAGCGGCGAAGTAAAAGAACTGAAGGAGGAACCGGGGGAGGACAGCCGGTGTTCGGTGATGGACCTCGAAAAGAGCAAAGCGGGTTGTGAGGACGGCGAGAAGCCCAGCGGCGGCGGGCAGCTGGGCGACGTGAGGCGGCCGAGTGTGGAGATCTCATCCTCGGATGGGGAACCGCTGAGTCGAATGGACTCGGAGGAcaggtcggtcggtcggtcggtcggtcggtccggtccggtccggtctgcACCGGCGTTGAGTGTGAATGTTCGATCGTTGCACGAGCATCCCATTACCGGTATTGATTGAAGTTTGCGCAGTGTAAAGGTGAAACtagtgaaaaaaaaagcacttcagTGGTTTTGATGACGCAGCAGATAATCTGAATTCCTAATGTGTGACTCGGAGCTTTGACACCGTCCAGCGAGATAATAGTTGAGCGTTAAACCATGACGGTGGCCATGCACGGAAAAAAGGCTTCCACGCATGGCCAGTAAACGTGGCGAGACGTGTTTGCAGCTGTTTCGTAGCTATATGGAGACCTGAAACGATGGTGTTCAGCCATCACCAACATCACTGGCATCCCTTCTCCCCTCCTTCCAGTGTCAGCAGCACGCTGATGGAGCTGGAGAGCACGGTGTCGAGCGGCCGCTCCACCCCCGCTATGATGAACGGGCAGAGCAGCGCCGGCGCCGCCGGGGTGAAGGCGGTGCCTTATCCCTGCTGCTGGGACCTGTGTCCACAGTGCTTCACCTGCAGCCCCGATCTGGCAGAACACATCAGGGGCGTTCATGTGGACGGGCAGAGAGGGGGGGTCGGTGGATGAGGcggtgtctctctgtgtggtcCTGCTTCAAACCTCTTCTCTGcattgtctctcttttttttttgtctcgcaggtatttgtgtgtctgtggaagGGGTGTAAGGTATACAACACGCCCTCCACCAGTCAAAGCTGGCTCCAGAGACACATGCTGACCCACAGCGGAGACAAGCCCTTCAAGGTGCGAGCaacacttcctgtgtctgcaAAACGTCGTTCGTTGGGCCGTCCTGAAAGCCTTCGTGTATTCTCCGTCAGCGAATACGTTTTCCATGTTTAGCTATGCAGTGAGAAAtgtcataaccccccccccccctccccccgttgACGCGTATgatcactactactactgttgtACTTTCATCAGGGGTCACCACGATGCGTATTTAAGAATATTTAGTGTACTCCATTTCTTGTACGTTGTTAAATATGatcaaatacaatatttttctgCCTCTTGATATTCTCGCCGTGTCAACATGGATGCCGTCGCGTCCCAGCAGGGGTAGGTTTGCCTACCCCTACTCTAGGGCAAGGCACGAAATGGAGGTGCGGGTCAAGTGCCAGGGCTAAGAGGGGGGGACGATGCGTCTGAGTCTCGTGTCTCTCATGCCGTTACCGTAGATAAAGTGTTCCCTAGCAGCTGTTTATAATCGATAAGCAGCAAATGCGTTGCTCTTGCTCCGCTGCAGTGTGTCGTCGGAGGCTGTAATGCCAGCTTCGCTTCCCAAGGAGGGTTGGCGCGTCACGTCCCCAGTCACTTCAGCCAGCAGAGCTCCTCCAAAATGTCCAGCCAGGCCCGACTCAAGGAGGAGTCGCCCTCCAAGGCCGGCCTCAACAAAAGGAAGAAGCTCAAGAACAAACGCAGGTGCTCCCTACGTACGTACCGCACACACTGACCCCGTCCCTCCTCGCCGtggctcttttctttttttggtaaAGGTAACCGGTGAATGCGCTTATTACATGGAACATGTTTGTTCCAGGGAGACGGGTAGATTTCCCACGTGCAGCCTCTAATGAAACGCTTTAGCTGCTTTGACATTTCATATTTTGCTGTCGTTTCTTTGACCCATCTTATCCCGTCTTCATTTCCCACCAGCGAGGCCTCACGACTTCTTTGATGCTCAAACCATGGATGCCATTCGCCACAGAGCCATCTGCCTCAACCTCGCCACTCGCATCGAGAGTGTGGGCAACGGCCACAGCGTGGTCTTCCACAGCACGGTGAGTCCAGGGGGAGCAGCCGGAAGGGTCACACCTTAATGATTGGCTGTGGGATCCGACAGAACGCGTATAAATACTGAAAGGACTctgatgaaagggttaaataacatctgtttgatgtttttttgaAACATATGTTCATTCCTGTTTTGCCAGCAGGGGGAATGAAAGAGCCGCTGGTTGGAAATCACCCGATGCACTTGAATTGAACCTTGCGGATCGCTCGAGGCTGCTTCTCTCTGTGATTCACAGGGAGCACaattgggttgttgttgttgttgttgtgatgtATAATGCTTTGTCCACTGGGAGTCCAGGTCTTGATACATTATTAATTCACTCTAAAATGCCTTTGCACCTTCATAATTTAgcacgatggggggggggtccaatgaCAAGTTCTCAAGCTGTGACAGAGTAGAATATGAGAATCAGATATTTTGTGTGAGTGATAAATAtcagcttcatttatttttttggtgtgGCTGCTTTTTTTGTGCCGTTCCACTCGGGGGCGCTCTATCTCTGAAGATGTTCTCAGTGTACACGAGTGGAAACAATAAGAGCTTATCATCTGCTCccttttctccttctttcctcATTCTTGGAGACACGATGTCCCGCTCATCCCTTAGAAATCACAGAACGCAACTGAATTAACTCGTCTGAATTACGCACCGTAGGCCTGCATTATTTGTTTGTAGCAAATATTCCAAATAACTTTGGGAAAAAAAACGTTATTTAAACTAAAGGccataaaatctaaaaattatTTTTGTGATCAAATTGTCTACAACAGAAAGtagacactgaaaacacactAGATTTCACTGAGCTACAGAAGTCAACGTGTCGTTCAGGTCACATTAAGCGTCCCTGAAAGTGTCCGGTGTGCACTTTAAGACGAGCTCATAATCAATGCTTCTTACAGCAGTCCAACCCTCTGATAGgcttgtctttctctcttttttttttttggaatctCCCTTTCAACTCTCTCCTGTTCTTTCTACAAACTAATCGCTCGCCAGCAGCAAAGAATAAAGTGAAAAGCTcaggatgaataaaaaaaaaaccccgactGAACATAAAGCTTGGGAAGAGGTTAAGAGAGGTAACCACATATTTGGAGTGAAActgagaaggaggggggggagaggagaggagcgaatGGAGAGAATCGGAGCTGGAGGAAAAAGTAGGAGCAAAACGGGGGTTAAGTGAAGGTCAGCATCGCGGAATGAAACGGAGGGGCCAGCAGGGCAGCGGTCTTCTTCTTTGTAACCCCGGGAGGGTTGTGGTGTAGAAGGACTGCGGCGCTGCGCTAGACCCCGGGCCCCAGCCTGTGGAGACGGAGCagagctctggggggggggtctgtggagTTTGGCCCGTCAGCCCGCTGACACGCCAGGGCGACTCAGTCATGTTTATGATGGGATATTTTTGTTATTGCGGCGATGTGCGTCATCCACAGCTTGACCCCCTGACACCAGACAGGCACCCAGTTTTAGCCGAACGTCCCACAGTTTTCACTGCCTTGTTTCGGAGCCAAGCTAATATCCACTGTTCCCTCCCTATTTCATCCAGCTCTCGCCCTCCCTTGCTCTCCTCCTTGGTCTATGGAGGATTAAATACTGTCCCTTTAAGGTACCATTGTTCAATTGTTTGCTGCCCAACGTGGGATTCTGGCTTGTTCTGCAGCGAGACCCTTTTGTTGCCCCCTGACTGAAGTTTTCTCCTCTCCCTTGTGTTGCTTCGGCAGTgaatcgacccccccccccccccccccggtgaataGATTGCATATGACCAAGTAAAATATCTGACTGATTCTTCCAGcactgacatcacagcagagaagCGATGCGTCGTCCACAAGAACCGCGTCAGGGGGCAGGAAGCCTCCACGTGTCCGTCATCGatcaccatgccccccccccccccccccgagtccctGTCAGGGGAAAAGAGATGCAGACATCTCCACCATCCAGACTGCAGCACATGAATTTGTTTTCATAGGTCAAAGGAAAGGTTTagatttttacacaaatattATCTCAGTTAAAGTGAGACGTGCTCAAGTATCAAGTTCCATCGCTCgtgctgttcctgctgctccGTTCTGCCTCGCTCGCTTTTCCGTTCTGGAAACGTGTCGGCTGCAGGTTTTATAATATAAACTATATGTAATATAGGATTAGGGATTTGCAAAGTTCTTCTCACCCCATCTGAATTCACTTGATTTGGCTTACAGGCAAAATGGGGAGATTTAATTTTCTAACAGATGAgtctagaatttttttttttgcaaataatCCAGAtacttaaatgtatttttttttttttttgtacaagaCCTGAAATCACAAAAGTAGGTCTTTGTCTACAAATATACAAATGTTCAGatttgtgagacaaacaaaactGTTTTAGGTtcctaaaaaataaagaaaaataaatgagttgTAGCCTAAAGCTGGGATGTGAAGAAGAGCTGAGTAGTTCTAGGTCTCTGTATTCATCTCTTGTCTCAATGGAGCCCCCACCCTCCTGTCCTGAATCCAGTTTCCATCAATGCCACAGTCTAGAGCCTCAAATAAAGAGAAGGATATCCAAGTGCGTAAGAGAAGATCTTTACATGTGAGATCATTCCTTCTCCTAATAATAGACattcctcaacccccccccaaaaaagccgATTGACGCAAGTGCTTACATTTGTAACTATTTTTGacacttgtgtttatttttctagctttttcttttgcttgcTGCCAATATTTCTGTGAATTCCAGACCCGTTTTACTATAAACCAACGCAGCAGGAAAGATGAAATCTTCTGTATTAAAAGGGGCGAGCTCTTAAATCAATCCGGTATTGTCTCAGCTGCATTAGCGCAGGATGAAAGGCCTTTAAAGTTCGAGGTTGTGTTTTTTGGCAGATGGATTCTTGAAAATCGCATCACAACACGCGATTAACGGATGACGTTAACGCAACTTCAAATGTTAGTGTTGGTCTCAAATAAGACGCACGCTCGCCTGGAGCCTTTAAAGCGTGCAGCGGCGACGTAATCCGCCACGAGAGCGGCGTCTTCTTCGGCTCTTCAGAAAGTCCGCTTGCGATGATGAGAAGTTCAGAGTTTAATCCAGAGAGGGGTGGATTATCTGCGCTCAATAGCGCGTTATGCTAACCTAAAATCATAAAGTCACCCTAATATGGAGGTTGGATTTTATACCTTGGTGGTTAAAGTTCATGAATGAAGCTGCTTTGCTGTGTATATAAGGAATGTTAACGGTACAGCAGAGTCAAATGAGGATGAATGAAACttgggaaacaggaagcagtcgTGTGTAGttcataaatgttgtgttttacgTGGCTTAGCTTACCCTTTTTTGCTTGATTCGTGTGTCTGCGCAGGTGCTGGCCAGAAGGAAAGAGGGGACGGGAAAGGTGAAGCTTCTGCTACATTGGACGCCTGAGGACATGTGAGTCCAGCTATCCCATAAACGTTTACCTCAGTTCATCTAATAAGTCACCGACCTCAAGAACCGTCCTGGATCCACTTCACACTTGGCACGTCACTTTCTGGGGGTCAAAGGAAGTACGGTGTCAACTTTGGTGCGGGTTTGACTTGTGACGCGTCGAGAGTAAACACGCGAACGGCGTCCTGCTCAGAAGAGGGGTCTGGGACGTGTCGACAAAAGTGACGGCGCCTGGTCTGAATCAGCGGGTTGAAGCGCGATTCCTCAAACAGAAATCCTCATCCTCGATCATCTAAGatgagcattttattttattttttgcggTATTTGATTCAGAAACTGAGCAATGTGGCGCTCTGTGAATTCTGCAATCCTTAGAAGGAAAAATAACGGGACTAAATCTGTCGTAATGAACTGCGTCACAGACTCCTCGAGATCAGTTAGCCAGATGACTACTCACCTAAATAATTAAATGGAGCTCTGTACTTGCTCGAAGACATTGGGTGAGGTTGATTCTGAAATACTCCTTTATGTTAGTGCATATTTTCAGTAGAGGTTTCGTATGAATCACGTACTGTAGGTTCGTAGATAACCTTTACAGTGTCAGAGCTACAAACCTCTTGCACATGCTAACCATAACCAAAGTGGACAAAAGCAGCgtacatttctctctctctctctccctgatAGTTTTACGACGCTCCTTTTCATCCTGTACACTCGACATGGTGCCATTCCTTCACGTCAGGGCCTGCTGTAAATCCTCccagcttcttcctctttgctaATATTTGTTCTGGAGAGCCCGGGCCCCCACGTAGTCCGCGTCACACCGGACTCTGACTCTCCTTAAGGGCCCATCAGTCATAATTATCAGCGAGGATCTTCATGCATGTTGTACATGGAGAGGACTCTTCCTGTCCTGTCCTACTCTTATGAACCTTGGATCGATGCGCAGCGTGTATATCGTAAGAAGCAGCTTATCATCAAAGACACTATATGTTTGGGCCAGGAACCAATTCCACTCAAAGAAGTGGGGAAGAGGAGCTCCCCACCAAACCTCTAGTCAGTCCTCCCACACTCTCATTAAAGGTTCGACTGCATGGACTCTGAAAATgatcagagagcacagagaaaTAAGAGAGGAGTTAAAAAGCGAATGGAGGGAGGTGGGAGATGAGAAATGAGCAGaaaggtgaaggaggagagagagagagggcacgGCAACAAGGTTAAGGGAGACAAAGTAGATTTTGGATAACAGAGAAAATGGGTTTGGTGCAAAGGATGGCGGGGCAAGGAAACCTGGATGATGCATTATGGAGTCGATTGCAGCTGACAGCTTCTGATGGACACACTGTAACTAAAGCCTTCatcctccccttcttcctcttctttcctttcccCTTTTATGTTCCACCTCTGCCATCTCCTCGCCCGACACGTGGGAGTTTTAATCCGGTGCGGAGACCTAATGAGGtaaaggggggggagggagggaaagatgAAGTTCGGCGATCAAGAAAATCTAGTCTGAGTGATTCCTAACAGAGATGGATGCGgcgggatggatggatgaaatgaTGGGGAGGGACAGACGACGGAGGAGTAAGAAGTGGGTGGTGGGGAAAGCCGAATGAAGAGGCAGAAtgaagtcagagagagagagagagagagtcgaaCAGATGGAAACGAGATGGTGACGCTAAGTCATATTTGTCCCTCAGACGACTGCTGTGGTCGTCAACGTGCACGAGCGTTCAGTCCACGTATGACGAGGCGAGTCGGCAACGGAAAAAGGATTGCCAGGAGAGTTGCGTTTGGAAGGTGCCATGAATAAGATTCCTTTGTGTTGCTGTTCTCCAAACACGAATGCACAATTATATAACGGACAACAATTACAGCTTGCATTAGAGGAGACCGACACAACAATGAATCTTTCACTTCCACATTTGCGTTTCTGGTTGTTTCTGGTTTTGGAAGCGTCCTATAAAGTCGCTCGAGTGAAGCTGCATGAAGGCTCGGCATCGTTTCTATGGCGCTGCCTCGTGCACCTCGTGCACCTCCTAGGCCTGCGGTACCGCGCTGCAGAGGGATTCAATGAGCGCTAGATTCTTTTGAGAAGCGGATCGTTAGTTGGCACAGTTAATATATAATCTTTGACCTGTAACATTCTGTGATTTGACGAGCAATACGTCGGTAATGTTTAGA
The sequence above is drawn from the Brachionichthys hirsutus isolate HB-005 chromosome 5, CSIRO-AGI_Bhir_v1, whole genome shotgun sequence genome and encodes:
- the LOC137893784 gene encoding zinc finger protein aebp2-like codes for the protein MAAVATEGTSAPSGGSFMHSVEADEGKEKAIGNPENGEQRCSVEPKMEEEDAEAAEGKPAAVSDKAASEAVTDGGVAGRVNQEETPEPVPGGEPVSSGEVKELKEEPGEDSRCSVMDLEKSKAGCEDGEKPSGGGQLGDVRRPSVEISSSDGEPLSRMDSEDSVSSTLMELESTVSSGRSTPAMMNGQSSAGAAGVKAVPYPCCWDLCPQCFTCSPDLAEHIRGVHVDGQRGGVFVCLWKGCKVYNTPSTSQSWLQRHMLTHSGDKPFKCVVGGCNASFASQGGLARHVPSHFSQQSSSKMSSQARLKEESPSKAGLNKRKKLKNKRRCSLPRPHDFFDAQTMDAIRHRAICLNLATRIESVGNGHSVVFHSTVLARRKEGTGKVKLLLHWTPEDILPDVWVNETERSQLKTKVVHLSQLPQDTAVLLDPNIYRALPQRRLKCSL